Part of the Candidatus Dadabacteria bacterium genome, TTACCTTGAAATGACCGAGATGATAGCGGAGTTTATTCTTACCCTTGACGAGGAATACGGGTATTCATCCCGCGAGTTTCTGAATCTTTTCGGAAAACACCTTTCAAAAAAGAAAATAAACTCCATAGTCGCGGCGGCGGCAAAGCACGGCGTTCCGGTTTTCTGCCCCGCCATAGCGGACAGCCCCTACGGGGACGCGGCGCTTATCGCCGAGAGCAGGGGGTTTCACCTGACCATAGACGCGATGAAGGACTACACCGAGTTTATGTCCATGGGCGAGAGTGTGAAAGACACTGCCGTGATATACATAGGCGGCGGAGTTCCGAAGGATTTTATTCAACTTTTTGCCGTAACCGGCGATTTGCTTTACGAGAACAGGAAAGTTCCCGGAAGGAAAAAGGGGCTGAACAGAAAGGGAACGGGTCCCACGGAAACCTACTATCCGCACAAATACGCGATTCAGATTACGACCGATTCCCCGCAGTGGGGCGGTTTGAGCGGCTGCACTTTTGAGGAGGCGGTTTCATGGGGCAAGGAAAACCCGCGCGGCGGTCTGGTTCAGTGCTACTGTGATGCGACAATCGCCCTGCCGATCATTTCTCAGGCGATTGCCGAAAGGGTGA contains:
- a CDS encoding deoxyhypusine synthase family protein encodes the protein MSKKLLSEKVKAVEVKGGRSVSSLISAMSETGFQGGSLARAVEVFERIIRDPDVTVFLGYAGSLSTTGQWKIINWLIKNRYIDALVPTGANISEDIIDAMGFDYYRGSAVADDGKLFSEGINRYYDVYGKESDYLEMTEMIAEFILTLDEEYGYSSREFLNLFGKHLSKKKINSIVAAAAKHGVPVFCPAIADSPYGDAALIAESRGFHLTIDAMKDYTEFMSMGESVKDTAVIYIGGGVPKDFIQLFAVTGDLLYENRKVPGRKKGLNRKGTGPTETYYPHKYAIQITTDSPQWGGLSGCTFEEAVSWGKENPRGGLVQCYCDATIALPIISQAIAERVKKPRKGTEFKF